One genomic segment of Rhodothermales bacterium includes these proteins:
- a CDS encoding sulfite exporter TauE/SafE family protein produces the protein MELTTLVTLAVLVLAISTLYASVGHGGASGYLAAMALLSVNAAAMRPTALALNIIVASIGLYKYWRAGWFSWTVLWPFVVTSIPAAFVGGAVELPVHVYMPVVGAALLYAAFRLYTSSRGALPDVTRSMPRSASLVTGAGIGLLSGLTGVGGGIFLSPILLLGGWCDTRTTSGVAAAFILVNSVAGLAGYVSQGAGLPDFLPVLAVTVVVGGVIGAELGSRRLPLPMVRRLLALVLLIAGLKMVFSAFG, from the coding sequence ATGGAACTGACGACACTCGTCACACTTGCCGTTCTTGTTCTGGCGATATCAACCCTGTACGCGTCGGTCGGGCACGGTGGCGCATCGGGTTATCTCGCCGCCATGGCGCTCCTGTCGGTCAACGCCGCCGCAATGCGGCCGACGGCTCTCGCGCTCAACATCATCGTCGCGTCAATTGGACTTTACAAGTACTGGCGGGCCGGCTGGTTCTCATGGACGGTCCTGTGGCCGTTTGTCGTGACGTCCATCCCGGCAGCCTTTGTCGGCGGAGCAGTCGAACTGCCGGTGCATGTCTACATGCCCGTGGTCGGTGCTGCCCTGCTGTACGCGGCCTTCCGGCTCTACACGAGCAGCAGGGGCGCACTCCCAGACGTCACCCGTTCGATGCCGCGGTCCGCATCGCTGGTCACCGGCGCAGGAATCGGGCTGCTCTCGGGTCTTACCGGCGTCGGCGGCGGAATCTTCCTGAGTCCGATTCTGCTTCTCGGAGGGTGGTGCGATACGCGAACGACATCGGGTGTAGCGGCGGCGTTCATTCTCGTCAACTCGGTCGCCGGACTGGCAGGCTACGTGTCGCAGGGCGCAGGTCTGCCGGACTTCCTGCCGGTGCTGGCCGTCACCGTAGTCGTCGGAGGAGTTATCGGGGCAGAACTCGGTAGTCGTCGCCTGCCACTGCCAATGGTACGGCGGCTGCTCGCGCTCGTACTCCTTATCGCGGGGCTGAAGATGGTCTTCTCGGCGTTCGGATGA
- a CDS encoding T9SS type A sorting domain-containing protein, whose amino-acid sequence MRYPVAVVLLMATVATVATVATVPDSHAQIVSEQEISATEGNLGSSLLAFSDFFGSSVASVGDIDRDGVLDLAVGAEGDDAGGRDAGAVYLLFMKPDGTVGSAAKSGALELPSGALDPGDYFGSSVAGLADLNGDGFRDVAVGARGDDDTSDGPGESSGAVWILFLNESGSVIGSQKISEVEGGFTGTLDAGDLFGRSVAFLGDIGEDGTKEIAVGAPGDDDGGSDRGAVWVLSLNGDGTVAESDKISDGKGLATDALSDYGAFGSAVVRLAGPDADGLPVAIGAPFSRDCHGEFWFTELRPGVTVAEATVISDAAGDLVGLIDSGDHFGRSLAAPGDLDGDGMFDVIVGAPGGDDAGDEAGEFWFVGLEPGDYSATAGGFTGRLEAGDRFGQALTAIGDLDANGKVDYAVGVPFGNDGFENSGSVYILFDDRANPVAVDDALPEQDVFVEPYPNPLAGDGVFQVRLAADRYVRIEVFDVVGRMVATVHDGPLRAGMQYRLPVSAGSWPSGTYVYRITSDRAVSSSSFVVAR is encoded by the coding sequence ATGAGATATCCTGTTGCAGTAGTTCTTTTGATGGCGACCGTTGCGACCGTTGCGACCGTTGCGACAGTTCCTGATTCCCACGCTCAAATTGTCAGTGAGCAAGAGATCAGCGCGACAGAGGGAAACCTGGGCAGTAGCCTCCTCGCGTTTTCAGATTTCTTCGGCAGCTCCGTCGCGTCGGTCGGCGATATTGATCGTGACGGCGTCCTTGACCTGGCGGTGGGGGCGGAAGGTGACGATGCGGGTGGCAGGGACGCAGGGGCCGTGTATCTGCTGTTCATGAAACCGGACGGTACGGTTGGCTCGGCCGCAAAGTCGGGAGCCCTTGAGCTACCGTCCGGAGCTCTGGACCCTGGAGACTACTTCGGTTCCTCAGTCGCCGGTCTGGCCGATCTTAATGGAGATGGCTTTCGAGATGTGGCCGTCGGGGCAAGGGGCGACGACGATACGTCGGACGGGCCTGGCGAGAGTTCAGGAGCGGTCTGGATCCTGTTTCTGAATGAGTCGGGAAGTGTCATCGGCAGTCAGAAGATCAGTGAGGTCGAAGGGGGATTCACTGGCACGCTTGACGCGGGCGATCTATTTGGCAGAAGTGTCGCTTTTCTGGGAGACATCGGCGAGGACGGAACGAAGGAGATCGCTGTCGGAGCGCCGGGAGACGATGACGGAGGATCAGACCGTGGCGCCGTATGGGTACTGTCACTCAACGGAGACGGTACCGTCGCCGAGTCCGACAAGATCAGTGACGGCAAGGGTCTCGCCACGGATGCCCTATCCGACTATGGTGCGTTTGGATCGGCGGTAGTGCGCCTGGCAGGGCCGGACGCCGACGGGCTGCCGGTCGCGATCGGTGCACCGTTCTCAAGAGATTGTCATGGTGAGTTCTGGTTTACCGAACTCCGTCCCGGAGTGACCGTCGCCGAGGCGACTGTTATCAGCGACGCGGCCGGAGATCTGGTGGGCCTGATAGACTCGGGTGATCATTTTGGGAGGTCCCTTGCTGCCCCCGGTGATCTGGACGGTGACGGGATGTTCGACGTGATTGTCGGCGCCCCGGGGGGAGACGACGCAGGGGATGAGGCCGGCGAGTTCTGGTTCGTGGGCCTTGAGCCCGGCGACTATTCCGCAACTGCGGGAGGCTTCACAGGCAGGCTGGAGGCCGGTGACCGTTTCGGTCAGGCCCTCACGGCGATCGGAGATCTCGATGCGAATGGCAAGGTGGACTATGCGGTCGGAGTTCCATTTGGCAACGACGGCTTTGAGAACTCAGGATCGGTGTACATCCTTTTTGATGACCGCGCGAATCCGGTCGCGGTAGACGACGCACTGCCTGAGCAGGACGTGTTTGTCGAACCGTATCCGAATCCACTGGCTGGTGACGGAGTCTTCCAGGTTCGACTTGCCGCGGATCGATATGTGCGCATAGAAGTCTTCGATGTCGTGGGTCGGATGGTCGCGACGGTTCACGATGGGCCTCTCCGCGCTGGTATGCAATACCGACTGCCGGTGAGCGCCGGCAGCTGGCCGAGTGGCACGTACGTGTACCGGATTACAAGCGATCGGGCCGTGTCGAGCAGCTCCTTTGTGGTCGCCAGATGA
- a CDS encoding phage tail protein, producing the protein MFAGNFAPRDWALCDGQLLPIAQNQALFSILGTTYGGDGRTTFALPDLRGRFPIHPGTGPGLTQRRLGEKSGTETVALSAADIPAHTHPLNASTSEGAFDSPQDAVPGRPASGIPQYAAAPNTTMAAGTIGTAGGDRPHDNMPPFIGINYIIALFGVFPSRN; encoded by the coding sequence ATGTTCGCGGGAAATTTCGCTCCACGCGACTGGGCGTTGTGTGACGGCCAGCTTCTCCCCATCGCCCAGAACCAGGCCCTGTTTTCGATCCTCGGGACGACCTATGGTGGTGACGGCCGCACGACGTTTGCGCTTCCGGACCTCCGTGGACGATTCCCGATACACCCGGGCACTGGTCCGGGTCTGACCCAACGCCGCCTCGGCGAGAAGAGCGGAACAGAAACTGTTGCTCTCTCGGCTGCTGACATTCCGGCCCACACACACCCGTTGAATGCCAGCACGAGCGAGGGCGCGTTTGACAGCCCGCAGGATGCCGTGCCCGGTCGGCCGGCATCTGGAATTCCTCAGTACGCCGCGGCTCCGAACACGACCATGGCGGCAGGCACAATCGGAACAGCGGGAGGCGATCGTCCGCACGATAACATGCCGCCCTTCATTGGGATTAACTACATCATTGCGCTTTTCGGTGTTTTCCCTTCGCGCAATTGA
- the tkt gene encoding transketolase, which translates to MNLDALTVNTIRFLAVDAVQQANSGHPGMPMGCAAMAHVLWSRHLKHSPQQPDWPDRDRFVLSAGHGSMLLYALLHLTGYDLPLDEIKNFRQWDSMTPGHPEAGHTPGVETTTGPLGQGFANGIGMAIAERHLAARFNRPGFEIFNHHTYAIVSDGDLMEGVSHEAASLAGHLGLGKLVYLYDDNGISIDGSTSLAFSENVPERFAAYGWHVQSVDDGNDLEAIDEAIQRARDETDRPSIICVKTVIGYGSPAKQNTAASHGSPLGDEEVKRTKENLGWPPDKTFYIPDDVLTRTRSAVDGGRELVRGWDRLFNSYLREFPEDGDQLRRFLAGELPEDWDSAFPSFEAGDKLATRSASGKTLEAVQPVLGNLIGGSADLTPSNNTRVSTHSDFSKATPAGGYLRFGVREHAMAAISNGLALHGGIRPYCATFLVFSDYLRPSLRLSALMQLPVVYVFTHDSIGLGEDGPTHQAVEHFAALRAIPGLTVIRPADANETVEAWRVALQRRGPVALLLTRQKLPVITGNAVGRGLALEKGAYILHETSSTPDLIMMGTGSEMHLLLDAAATLEEEGRSVRVVSMPSWELFAEQSTDYRDSVLPPSVTARLSVEAGVTLGWDRYVGRGGRVIGLDRFGASAPGEVAMHKLGFSVDNVLAAARSVLKG; encoded by the coding sequence ATGAATCTGGACGCGCTGACCGTCAATACCATTCGTTTCCTGGCCGTCGATGCGGTGCAACAGGCCAACTCGGGGCACCCGGGCATGCCGATGGGCTGCGCCGCCATGGCTCACGTGCTGTGGAGTCGCCACCTCAAGCACAGTCCGCAACAGCCCGACTGGCCGGACCGCGATCGCTTCGTCCTCTCCGCGGGTCATGGCTCGATGCTTCTGTACGCCCTGCTGCACCTGACGGGTTACGATTTGCCGCTCGACGAAATCAAGAACTTCCGCCAGTGGGACTCAATGACGCCCGGTCACCCGGAAGCCGGCCACACGCCGGGAGTCGAGACGACAACCGGCCCGCTCGGCCAGGGCTTCGCCAACGGCATCGGGATGGCCATCGCTGAGCGGCATCTGGCGGCGCGATTTAACAGGCCCGGATTCGAGATCTTCAATCACCACACATATGCGATCGTGTCGGACGGTGATCTGATGGAAGGGGTGTCTCACGAGGCGGCGTCGCTGGCGGGTCACCTCGGACTCGGCAAGCTCGTGTATCTCTACGACGACAATGGCATCTCGATCGACGGGAGCACGTCGCTGGCCTTCAGCGAGAACGTGCCGGAGCGTTTCGCGGCATATGGTTGGCATGTCCAATCGGTCGATGATGGAAACGACCTCGAGGCCATTGACGAGGCGATCCAGCGCGCACGTGACGAAACAGATCGTCCGTCCATCATCTGCGTTAAGACCGTAATCGGCTACGGCAGCCCGGCCAAGCAAAACACGGCGGCCTCGCATGGCTCCCCTCTCGGCGACGAAGAAGTCAAGCGCACGAAAGAGAACCTGGGATGGCCCCCGGACAAGACGTTCTACATCCCGGATGATGTCCTGACCCGTACAAGATCGGCTGTCGACGGCGGCCGCGAACTCGTGCGTGGATGGGACCGTCTGTTCAACTCTTACCTCCGGGAGTTTCCTGAAGATGGAGATCAGCTGCGCAGGTTCCTGGCCGGCGAACTGCCCGAAGATTGGGACAGCGCGTTTCCCTCCTTCGAAGCTGGTGACAAGCTGGCGACAAGGTCGGCAAGTGGCAAGACCCTTGAAGCGGTCCAGCCGGTCCTCGGAAACCTGATCGGAGGTTCGGCCGATCTCACGCCGTCGAACAACACACGCGTCAGTACGCACTCCGATTTTTCGAAGGCGACTCCGGCCGGCGGCTATCTGAGATTTGGAGTTCGCGAGCACGCCATGGCAGCGATATCGAACGGACTCGCTCTTCACGGTGGCATCCGCCCGTACTGCGCCACGTTCCTTGTGTTCAGCGACTATCTGCGCCCGAGCCTTCGCCTGAGCGCGCTGATGCAGCTGCCGGTCGTCTACGTCTTTACGCACGACTCGATCGGGCTGGGTGAAGACGGCCCCACCCACCAGGCGGTGGAGCACTTTGCGGCGCTGCGTGCGATACCGGGGCTGACGGTCATCCGACCGGCCGATGCGAACGAAACTGTCGAGGCGTGGCGCGTAGCACTACAGCGTCGCGGACCGGTCGCCCTGCTGTTGACCCGCCAGAAGCTTCCCGTGATCACAGGCAATGCAGTCGGCAGGGGGCTGGCTCTCGAGAAAGGTGCGTACATACTGCATGAGACGAGTTCCACTCCTGATCTGATCATGATGGGAACCGGCAGCGAGATGCACCTGCTCCTCGACGCCGCCGCCACGCTTGAAGAAGAGGGCCGCAGCGTGCGCGTCGTGAGCATGCCGTCGTGGGAGTTGTTCGCTGAGCAGTCGACGGACTACAGAGATTCGGTGTTGCCGCCATCCGTCACGGCGAGGTTGTCGGTTGAGGCCGGTGTAACGCTTGGCTGGGACAGATATGTGGGGCGGGGTGGTCGAGTCATCGGGCTTGATCGATTCGGCGCGTCCGCACCGGGCGAGGTGGCCATGCACAAGCTCGGGTTTTCGGTAGACAACGTGCTTGCAGCGGCCAGGTCCGTTCTCAAAGGCTAG
- a CDS encoding trehalose utilization protein ThuA, with protein sequence MGESVRVTVWNEYLHELENDVVRAIYPDGIHAVLASGIASRGDFACQTATLAEPDHGLTEAALDRTDVLVWWGHRAHDRVADDVVDRVYQSVLAGMGLVVLHSGHFSKIFRRLMGTNCSLKWREAGEKERIWNLAPSHPIMEGVADHFELEREEMYGERFDVPEPEELLMISWFQGGEVFRSGCTWRRGHGRIFYFRPGHETYPTYHDENVLRIIANGCRWARRRVSMDTQDAPNAEPLEEVPDQDEDLIL encoded by the coding sequence TGTGCGAGTTACAGTCTGGAACGAGTATCTGCATGAGTTGGAGAACGACGTTGTCCGGGCGATCTACCCGGATGGAATTCATGCTGTACTCGCGTCGGGCATCGCCTCGCGGGGCGATTTCGCGTGTCAAACCGCGACACTGGCGGAGCCCGACCATGGACTCACAGAGGCCGCGCTCGACCGTACCGACGTACTCGTTTGGTGGGGTCACAGAGCGCACGACCGCGTTGCCGATGACGTAGTCGATCGTGTTTACCAGAGTGTGTTAGCCGGCATGGGGCTGGTAGTGCTGCACTCAGGCCATTTTTCGAAGATCTTTCGCCGCTTGATGGGGACCAATTGCTCCCTGAAATGGAGAGAGGCCGGTGAAAAGGAACGTATCTGGAATCTGGCCCCGTCTCACCCCATCATGGAGGGCGTCGCGGATCATTTCGAATTGGAACGGGAAGAGATGTACGGGGAGCGCTTTGATGTGCCGGAGCCCGAGGAGCTTCTCATGATTTCGTGGTTCCAGGGCGGCGAGGTGTTCAGATCAGGATGTACATGGCGAAGGGGACACGGCCGCATCTTCTATTTCCGGCCCGGACACGAAACGTATCCTACCTATCACGACGAGAACGTGCTGCGCATCATCGCGAATGGATGCAGGTGGGCGCGGAGACGGGTGTCGATGGACACGCAGGATGCCCCGAATGCCGAGCCGCTTGAGGAGGTCCCGGATCAGGACGAAGATTTGATTCTGTGA